A DNA window from Mercenaria mercenaria strain notata unplaced genomic scaffold, MADL_Memer_1 contig_4781, whole genome shotgun sequence contains the following coding sequences:
- the LOC123565913 gene encoding alpha-(1,3)-fucosyltransferase fut-6-like → MVFMRVFIKIMHPIRLRNVITLSLFITIIMLWTFHVRVHKQKTLFKSHTYKIGYEVQSNLDSGEINSKFILYETRVSSVSTMLLSDKKFLISWVNKPRWVNLDNVNKYLDNKCPYPNCRITLSHQHLEKMNALIFSTDAKLPDNLKSMVNRRNSNQVWIFFRTEAPPFEKRKWYTDTIWHKTMNWSWSYRVDSDIFLPYGKLAKLKTVQKRDYGDIFKRKTKIAAWVVSHCNTKSRREKFVTRLISAGVPVDIYGKCSKSKQRYESSNTQEVINKHYKFYLSFENNICKDYITEKFFRYYEMDTVLIVRGGLNYSRYLDKTTFIDTSSFASIQQLADFLLKVNNSIELYSQYLRNKDKYKTVLKLEKSLFQSSCELCGKLSNVKKIHKVYNRLEDFIDKGACFSDYLDSVSMKNRTLFITKTDMDTEHRH, encoded by the coding sequence ATGGTATTCATGCGTGTTTTTATTAAGATAATGCATCCGATACGTTTACGTAATGTTATTACTCTTTCTTtgtttattactattatcatGTTATGGACTTTTCACGTCCGTGTACATAAACAAAAAACGTTATTTAAAAGTCACACATATAAAATAGGATACGAGGTTCAAAGTAATTTGGACAGCGGTGAAATTAATTcgaaatttattttgtatgagACTAGAGTATCAAGCGTTTCAACTATGCTATTATCAGATAAGAAGTTTCTGATTTCATGGGTAAACAAACCAAGGTGGGTTAATTtagataatgtaaataaatacctGGACAATAAATGTCCATATCCGAATTGCAGGATTACCTTATCGCATCAACATTtggagaaaatgaatgctttaatATTTAGCACGGATGCAAAACTTCCGGATAACTTAAAATCCATGGTAAATAGGCGCAATTCTAATCAGGTATGGATTTTCTTTCGAACAGAAGCACCGCCTTTTGAAAAAAGGAAATGGTATACGGACACAATTTGGCACAAAACGATGAATTGGTCATGGAGTTACAGAGTTGATTCTGACATATTTTTGCCGTATGGCAAATTGGCAAAACTTAAGACTGTACAAAAACGAGACTATGGCgatattttcaaaagaaagacaaaaattgCTGCTTGGGTCGTTAGCCACTGCAATACGAAAAGTCGGCGGGAAAAGTTTGTTACAAGACTTATCAGTGCAGGTGTTCCTGTCGATATTTATGGGAAGTGCTCCAAAAGTAAGCAGAGATATGAATCTAGTAATACACAAGAGGTGATAAATAAGCATTATAAATTTTACTTATCTTTTGAAAACAACATTTGCAAAGATTATATTACAGAAAAGTTTTTTCGATATTATGAAATGGATACTGTGCTGATCGTCAGAGGCGGGCTAAACTATTCAAGATATTTAGACAAAACAACTTTTATTGACACGTCATCATTTGCATCAATTCAACAGTTAGCTGACTTTTTGCTTAAGGTTAATAACAGTATTGAGCTTTATAGCCAATATCTAAGAAATAAAGATAAGTATAAAACTGTCCTAAAGTTAGAAAAATCCCTTTTTCAGTCAAGTTGTGAATTATGTGGAAAACTTAGTAATGTGAAAAAAATTCATAAAGTGTATAACAGGCTTGAAGACTTCATAGATAAAGGAGCCTGTTTCTCAGATTATCTAGATTCCGTGTCTATGAAAAATCGAACACTGTTCATTACAAAGACGGACATGGACACGGAACATAGACATTGA